Proteins from a single region of Crassaminicella profunda:
- a CDS encoding ornithine cyclodeaminase family protein: MSFNEIMDTIEEAFCVYGKKEFEMPDRIHLDYKNKTLLYMPCFLNDIFGTKILTVFPENREKHKPVIDGLMLLNDFETGEPVAIIDGKCLTALRTGAVGGVGIRHTTPNEVKTVGLIGAGVQGFYQLLYACKARSIEKITIFDVFKDKLTSFVEKLHKELPNVEIKIAETVEDLLKESEVVITTTTANNPVLPEEIELLRGKHFIGIGSYKPNMREYPKALFSILNKVYIDTDFAKEETGDLIFPLNNQLLSEEQIETFDHFLRYEKNKEEMVKNTTFFKSVGMALFDIAVAHLIYKKAKSSNIGQKIIL; this comes from the coding sequence GTGTCTTTTAATGAAATAATGGATACAATTGAAGAAGCTTTTTGTGTTTATGGAAAGAAAGAATTTGAAATGCCGGATCGAATACATCTTGACTATAAGAATAAGACTTTATTATATATGCCATGTTTTTTGAATGATATCTTTGGTACAAAAATATTGACGGTATTTCCAGAAAATAGAGAGAAGCATAAGCCAGTAATAGATGGATTAATGCTCCTAAATGATTTTGAAACTGGAGAGCCTGTAGCAATAATAGATGGGAAATGTCTAACAGCGTTAAGGACTGGTGCTGTTGGAGGCGTAGGCATTAGACATACAACACCTAATGAAGTAAAAACAGTAGGATTGATTGGAGCAGGTGTGCAGGGTTTTTATCAATTACTATATGCATGTAAAGCTAGAAGTATTGAGAAAATAACTATTTTTGATGTATTCAAAGACAAATTGACGTCCTTTGTGGAAAAATTACATAAAGAACTTCCAAATGTTGAAATAAAAATTGCAGAAACTGTAGAGGATTTGCTTAAAGAATCAGAAGTTGTTATTACAACTACTACAGCGAATAATCCTGTACTGCCTGAGGAAATAGAATTACTTAGAGGAAAACATTTTATTGGAATAGGATCATATAAGCCTAATATGAGAGAATATCCAAAAGCTTTATTCTCTATATTAAATAAAGTATATATTGATACAGATTTTGCTAAAGAAGAGACGGGTGATTTAATATTCCCACTAAATAATCAGTTGCTTTCTGAGGAGCAAATAGAGACCTTTGATCATTTCTTACGCTATGAAAAAAACAAAGAAGAAATGGTAAAGAATACTACATTTTTTAAATCAGTAGGAATGGCATTGTTTGATATTGCTGTTGCGCATTTAATATATAAAAAAGCAAAGAGTAGTAATATAGGTCAAAAAATTATACTTTAA